One part of the Desulfovibrio sp. genome encodes these proteins:
- a CDS encoding TrmH family RNA methyltransferase, with the protein MPKEPTERRKARLLEVLSHRQPDLTLVLANIHDPHNVSAIYRSCDAFGVSQVNLYYTNTPFPALGRKTSASARKWVESVRHKDSEALMTSLRGQGMQVLATSCSPTARPLREWDFTRPTAVIMGNEHSGVEQDLLNVADGELYIPMYGMIQSFNVSVAAAIILSEAARQREAAGMYGEPRLDAASLQAKMDEWLEK; encoded by the coding sequence ATGCCCAAGGAACCCACGGAAAGACGCAAGGCCCGCCTGCTTGAAGTGCTAAGCCACCGCCAGCCCGACCTGACTCTGGTACTGGCGAATATTCATGATCCGCACAATGTGTCGGCCATCTACCGCTCGTGCGACGCCTTTGGCGTCAGCCAGGTGAACCTGTACTACACCAACACTCCTTTTCCGGCGCTTGGGCGCAAGACCTCGGCTTCGGCCCGCAAGTGGGTGGAAAGCGTACGCCATAAAGACAGTGAAGCGCTGATGACGAGTCTGCGCGGGCAGGGCATGCAGGTGCTTGCCACATCCTGCTCGCCCACGGCCCGGCCCTTGCGGGAATGGGACTTTACGCGCCCCACGGCGGTGATTATGGGCAACGAACACAGCGGCGTTGAGCAGGATTTGCTCAATGTGGCTGACGGCGAGCTCTACATACCCATGTATGGCATGATTCAGAGTTTCAATGTCTCGGTGGCGGCGGCCATCATTCTTTCCGAAGCCGCGCGCCAGCGCGAGGCGGCGGGAATGTACGGAGAGCCACGCCTGGACGCGGCCTCGCTGCAGGCCAAGATGGACGAATGGCTGGAAAAGTAG
- a CDS encoding sodium:proton antiporter, with protein MHIRTLLFTLLLPFCLPFCLPTAALAAQGHPTLPGAGLDALWVIPFVCMLLSIAVMPLAAPHFWERHFGKISVFWGLAFLLPCAFAFGPSVALYELLHIIILDYIPFIILLFSLFTVAGGVRLTGSLTGTPLVNAGILAVGTVLASWMGTTGAAMLLIRPLLRANAHRRYKVHSVVFFIFLVANIGGSLTPLGDPPLFLGFLKGVSFFWTTTNLFLKTLLLSVVLLLIYLALDALLFAREGRPLPACSRAGATEKLGLEGKVNLLLLAGIVLAVLLSGLFRLGTAIEVYGVPLEGQNMARDLALLALAWLSLRLTSPASRDANGFSWAPIEEVAKLFLGIFVSMIPAIAILKAGTDGALAGLIQLVSSNGQPDNAMYFWLTGVLSSFLDNAPTYVVFFNTAGGDAQTLMRDAPATLAAISAGAVFMGANTYIGNAPNFMVRAIAENQGVRMPGFFGYMLWSGCVLLPLFLLLTWLFF; from the coding sequence ATGCATATCCGAACACTACTTTTCACTCTGCTTCTGCCCTTCTGCCTGCCCTTCTGCCTGCCCACCGCCGCACTGGCCGCCCAAGGGCATCCCACGTTGCCGGGCGCAGGGCTGGATGCCCTCTGGGTCATCCCCTTTGTCTGCATGCTGCTGTCCATAGCCGTCATGCCCCTTGCCGCCCCGCACTTCTGGGAGCGGCATTTCGGCAAAATTTCCGTATTCTGGGGCCTGGCCTTTCTGCTGCCCTGCGCCTTTGCGTTCGGCCCCTCCGTGGCTTTGTACGAGTTGTTGCATATCATCATTCTTGATTACATCCCATTCATCATTCTGCTGTTTTCTCTTTTTACAGTGGCTGGCGGCGTGCGCCTTACGGGATCGCTCACAGGCACGCCCCTGGTCAACGCCGGGATTCTGGCCGTGGGCACAGTCCTTGCCAGCTGGATGGGCACCACCGGAGCGGCCATGCTGCTCATACGGCCCTTGCTGCGGGCCAACGCTCACCGCCGCTACAAGGTACACAGCGTTGTATTCTTCATTTTTCTTGTGGCCAACATCGGCGGCTCCCTGACGCCACTGGGCGACCCGCCGCTGTTTCTGGGGTTCCTGAAAGGAGTCAGCTTTTTTTGGACAACCACCAACCTCTTTCTGAAAACCCTTCTGCTCTCCGTCGTCCTGCTGCTCATCTACCTTGCCCTTGACGCACTACTGTTCGCCAGAGAAGGCAGGCCCCTTCCCGCATGCTCACGGGCAGGCGCAACCGAAAAACTCGGGCTTGAGGGCAAGGTCAACCTGCTGCTTCTGGCTGGAATCGTTCTGGCTGTGCTGCTGTCCGGCCTGTTCCGCCTTGGCACGGCGATAGAGGTCTACGGTGTGCCCCTTGAAGGGCAGAATATGGCGCGCGACCTTGCGCTGCTGGCCCTGGCCTGGCTCTCGCTGCGGCTTACCAGCCCTGCCAGCCGCGACGCCAACGGATTTTCCTGGGCCCCCATTGAAGAAGTCGCCAAGCTTTTTCTGGGCATCTTCGTCAGCATGATTCCGGCCATAGCCATCCTGAAAGCCGGAACCGACGGCGCGCTCGCGGGACTCATCCAGCTTGTCTCCAGCAACGGCCAGCCCGACAATGCCATGTATTTCTGGCTCACGGGCGTGCTCTCAAGCTTTTTGGACAACGCCCCCACCTACGTGGTCTTTTTTAACACCGCCGGAGGCGACGCCCAAACCCTCATGCGCGACGCCCCAGCCACCCTTGCCGCCATATCGGCCGGAGCCGTGTTTATGGGAGCCAATACCTACATCGGCAATGCCCCCAACTTTATGGTGCGGGCCATAGCCGAAAACCAGGGCGTGCGCATGCCCGGCTTTTTCGGCTATATGCTCTGGTCCGGCTGCGTGCTGCTGCCCCTTTTTCTGCTGCTTACATGGCTGTTTTTCTAG
- a CDS encoding YIP1 family protein codes for MNITCPRCGFSRQVPADRLPARAVIATCPHCSCRFRFAPDTGVQEVLPDAPQTGGHGPVRDQGAVPASHDVPDSANSPDPVSPPDPDEYRDAAGAARDPNEDDPLPPGAIVPGSPSWSREDARSDDAAQQETASRGREQAPARDGAQKRVLGAGKAGPEDPADHDDDPRAHASRAYEREQNRRYDEDEDPYDRKRRLGDAADDHEGDAGHEGYDAQYDDGEAGIPWETAPEPDGWLPAFYHTCMRVMFSTQRLFSQVRPDGSQMRALIFYLLVSVVQVVVERVWSGLFMSLMAPSAASDPQLEKMLILLSPQMSLPMIILIKTGMSVIQLYVLSALINFTYGFVRGRRADFGQVFQVLAYAAAPTLLCVVPLLGSLVGFVWMVACVLIGCRAALRLTWPQTLMGLAPVILLIAPLLLQIFQAARM; via the coding sequence GTGAATATTACGTGTCCGCGTTGCGGCTTCAGCCGCCAAGTGCCCGCCGACCGCCTCCCGGCGCGCGCGGTTATCGCCACCTGCCCCCATTGCTCCTGCCGGTTCCGCTTTGCGCCTGATACCGGCGTGCAGGAGGTTCTGCCGGATGCGCCGCAAACCGGAGGCCACGGCCCCGTGCGTGATCAGGGCGCGGTTCCCGCTTCTCATGATGTGCCAGATTCCGCAAACTCCCCAGATCCCGTTAGCCCCCCAGATCCCGATGAATACCGGGATGCTGCCGGCGCGGCGCGAGATCCCAATGAGGACGACCCCCTGCCTCCGGGAGCCATTGTTCCCGGAAGCCCCTCATGGTCGCGCGAAGACGCAAGGTCAGACGATGCCGCGCAGCAGGAGACAGCGTCACGTGGGCGGGAACAGGCCCCTGCGCGGGACGGCGCGCAAAAGAGGGTCTTGGGCGCAGGCAAGGCCGGGCCTGAAGACCCTGCGGATCATGATGATGACCCGCGCGCCCACGCCAGCCGCGCCTATGAGCGAGAACAGAACCGCCGTTACGACGAGGACGAGGATCCGTATGACCGCAAGCGCCGCCTTGGTGATGCTGCGGACGATCATGAAGGTGATGCCGGACACGAGGGGTATGACGCCCAGTATGATGACGGCGAAGCCGGTATACCGTGGGAAACAGCCCCGGAGCCAGATGGCTGGCTGCCGGCCTTTTATCATACCTGCATGCGCGTCATGTTCAGCACGCAGCGCCTTTTCAGCCAGGTGCGGCCCGATGGGTCGCAGATGCGCGCCCTGATTTTTTATCTGTTGGTGAGCGTGGTTCAGGTCGTTGTGGAGCGCGTCTGGTCAGGGCTGTTCATGTCCCTTATGGCGCCCAGCGCCGCTTCTGACCCACAACTGGAAAAAATGCTCATCCTGCTTTCGCCCCAGATGAGCCTGCCCATGATCATATTGATCAAAACGGGCATGTCCGTAATCCAGCTGTATGTGCTCAGTGCGCTCATAAACTTCACCTATGGTTTTGTGCGCGGCCGTCGTGCCGATTTCGGCCAGGTTTTTCAGGTTCTGGCCTATGCCGCCGCACCCACGCTCTTGTGCGTGGTGCCTTTGCTGGGCTCTCTGGTGGGTTTTGTCTGGATGGTGGCCTGCGTGCTGATTGGCTGCCGCGCGGCGCTCAGGCTTACATGGCCGCAAACGCTCATGGGGCTGGCTCCGGTCATTCTGCTGATAGCGCCCCTGCTTCTCCAGATATTTCAGGCTGCCCGCATGTGA